The genomic segment TTTCCCCTCTAAGCAGTTTTTTTCTAGTCTTTTCTTTATAAACACCCTTAATGTCGTCTGTGTCTCATCCGTCCGTCTCCATCTGGCCACAAATAATTTAACCAAACTGACAGATTGACCCgggacatagatagatagatagatgatagatagatagatagatagatagatagatagatagatagatagatagatagatagatagatagatagatagatagatagatagatagatgttcaCGACTCTGAGTACAGATAGAGAAATATTGTATAGGCTAACGTGTTTGATAAAATAGGCCATCTTCGCTCTTTTTGTTCAGTGAATATCTAAGACACTTGTAGAGACGACAGTTTGGCTCTTTGCATGAAGGGTCAACGTCTAATCTGGCTACCTGAGTTTAAGGCTAATGTATTCGACCCTTCTCCGTGACATACACCCAGACATATGGCATTACAGCGGGGCTGAGGGTGATTCATTACATAATCCACTAACGAGGCCTGTTCACGTCCAGCATGGACACACAAACTGATCAGCCTGTTTGCCTGGGTGCAGAACATATGTAACTTCTGGGATGTGTTATGTTAGACCTACACGTTAAATGTATCATCTTGAAACTTAAAATAGCCTAATTGTTACCTTCTAAACAAATTTTCACAAACTGACTGTTTCTTTTGTGATTGAGTGAAACAAAGTTGAAAAATATGACCAAGACTTAGACACGCAGCCTATAGCCTACACACATGCGCACATGCTCCCTTGCTCTTTCCCACGGGACGCAGCAGACGGGTCGTAATTTGGTTGCCTTGGCCCGTCTGGACAAGCACCTGTCTCCTCTCTGGGGAGAAAGTCGCCTTTGGGCCGTGAGCAGAGCGAACTGTGCATGTGTTGTGTGACAGCATGAAAAGGTCTTTTTTTTCATGGCTTTTTAAtaggtaaataatgttttacgACAGTGGATTTCATAATGTGAGCCTATAGTTCATTGCAGTTGTCTGAAATGACGTACGTGAAAGTATATGAACAGAGAACACCGTATTGGCACAATAtctttaatttcattttgttttatacaAAAACTACAACAGACGAATCAGCgctgaattaatatttttactatttattctAAAATAGTTATGAAAAACTGCGATACAAACCAGTGTACTGGCTATTCCACTACAAAATGACGGACAAAACCCTGAATTAACAGGGTGATCTTTGGATATGAGGCAGATGTTAGACTATTTGTTCACTGTAAAATTTCCAAAAGGTTCACAAGAATCACGTAAACAAATAATCTCTATAAAtagtttctaaatgaaaaataaactactttgagatcatttttGGTCGCAGCAGAGAGAGCGTCTAAGGGTAGCTTGTAGACTTGGAAGGCAGGCAACACGCTTGTTATGTCTATGGCCAAATGATTTATCTGACATTGATTATGATGCATGTAAATTAGTGTAATTGTACTTTTAAACCACCCCAAGTCATCAGGTACCCAAAGCGCTATCTATGAGCACtttgtaaacaaaataaacaatacagCAATAGATCCTATCCGATGGGAAGTGCTTCTCGTTATCATAGGACAGGACATCAACAGCAACACCATTATATTAATAACTGTAGTGCACACACAGCGAAGGCCCTCCTACTCCTAAGAAAACTGCCAATGAAAAGTGCAAGTGAAAAGCAACAGTAAACCCAAACTCTGCGACATCAGTCTAAAataggaataataataaaacattaaatatttacatatatacgTAAACACTTTAGATATGCTATTTTAAGGACACTCACATAACTTAATTtacttcataaataaatatacaagaaaatataaattaacaGCTAACAAGGTTACGATTTGTTCCAGCACATAGAAGTAGCCTATACATTTCTCCACACGGTTGGTAGCCTATAAAATCAGCTTGATTTATAACAATGTTGCGAAAGATAAACATTTGTTTCGTTTATGTGATGTAGCCTCTTAACATCCAACCCAAGTCAAATCTCTCCACAACAAATGTATTGCCACAGATGTGCTCATGATGTGGGATGTTGAACAGGATAGCTAATCTTTGAAAAGCTATCCTAAACTACAGTAGCAATCAAAAACAGCAAGCTTCACTTATTGCGATACGTAACATTTTCGGTAGCTAAGGTTTTATAGTAACTAAAAGACTTCCTCCCATCCCTTTGTTCCGATTTCCTTGTTTTGTAATTAGTGGGGACAGACAACAAAACATAGCCTATTTCTGAAATGTTacccttttttccccctctttttTTAATAGGCTATTTGTGTGAAAGCTGGAATATGCCACTTCTCAATGTCTATAAAAGTATTCTTTATGCACACTTGAAGGGTTTTGTTTTAAGGTACTGGTAAATGTTCGTTTAAACGTCCAAAACGTGGTTAAGATAAGAAATGTAACAGATAGCTAGGCGAAGTATTTCTATCTTGGACAGCTTCTTGTCGGGTGGAAGTGTTGGTAGCAGCTTTCTCAGCTCAGCGAACGCTACGTTGAACGCTTCCACTCTGATGCGCTCGCGCGTGGCATGCGCAGAACGGTATTTGGCAGTCGCGCGCCTCCTCCGTCTCTTCTCCTCTCTGGTGAGCGCGGCTGGCACGAGTGCGCGAGTCTTGCCATCCTCGGCCTCTAAGGGCTCGTGAGCCACACACTCCACTTTCATGACGTTCAGACATTCCGTGTCCGCCTGTGTCCAGGTGAGGTCAGGATCCGTCTGATCGGGACTCAGCATCATTTTCAGATCCGTTTGATCAAGGCTTCAGTGGTGCACTGATTGTTAACTGTCCTGGTGAATTAGACACaaaggatttgtttttataaatataaatattaatctgTACATATTATAATAGGCTACATTCAGTGCAGTATCtgaaataaacaacaaacaataattaACTAACAAATCCAACTATTGTATCTCATGAAATGATAGAACGTCTagactaaattatattttacctCCGTTTTGAATGTAACATTCTAGGCTATTGGTTTCTGTTACTTTAAAAACGGTTCAGTAGCTACTAAATGTCAGTGTGCATTTTGCAATTTAGCTCACTCAGCACACATTACCATCAGTAGATGATTATAAATATTCACCGGttccatgcaaaagttaatgGAAATCAATTATTGTCACAAAACCAAAGTCATAGCTGACCATCTGTcgcaaatgcaaatgcaaagtCTATAGCTCCAGATGACACAAGGGTGCGTGAGTCTGAAGTGCATTCAATCAcaaggaacatttaaaagaaaaaagaaaaaagaaaagatggtTGATGTGtttaatgtgtattttgtttttatttgtgtatattataCTGTTCAGGTTACTTTTATTTGAGTGATGCAACTGAACATTGTAAAATTTCTACCCATTACAACTGGAAATGTACGTTTAATTgctgttttcaattttaaagaaaaaaatcaaagcgGTGCCAAGGTGACAACCTGCAGCGATTAGTTCTTTGCACTTGTTTAACCACTTGAATTATAAAAGACCGAATTGAAATCCTAAAAACAAAGTGGAAAATATTGTGACAGATTATTGTGACGGATGAAAACTAATATCTTATCATAAAAAGGTGACAGATTTTAGTATCATCCTGCATAATTGTTTTGCAAGAGCTGCTTTTTAGACTGTTGCTATAGCATTTACAACATGAAGATGAGTGAAAAGTATAATCaacattttatgaaattgaTTTGAAACTCACCTCTGTTGATGATGAATTGGATAAGAATTAATTTATTCCCTCAAATCCCTTGTATCAAGTCTGTTTTCAGTCAGTGATTCATGTTCATCTGTccattgtgttttctgaatatttatttcagcatcAGCAGCAACAGCATTTCTCAGTAATACTTTCCTCGCCACTAATTCCACGCAGCCGGCAACGAAGATGTGTGTTGTTATATCATGAAATTTCCGTAAGCAGAATTACAGAATGGATATAA from the Onychostoma macrolepis isolate SWU-2019 chromosome 09, ASM1243209v1, whole genome shotgun sequence genome contains:
- the nhlh2 gene encoding helix-loop-helix protein 2 produces the protein MMLSPDQTDPDLTWTQADTECLNVMKVECVAHEPLEAEDGKTRALVPAALTREEKRRRRRATAKYRSAHATRERIRVEAFNVAFAELRKLLPTLPPDKKLSKIEILRLAICYISYLNHVLDV